Proteins encoded together in one Chrysemys picta bellii isolate R12L10 chromosome 22, ASM1138683v2, whole genome shotgun sequence window:
- the RARG gene encoding LOW QUALITY PROTEIN: retinoic acid receptor gamma (The sequence of the model RefSeq protein was modified relative to this genomic sequence to represent the inferred CDS: inserted 1 base in 1 codon; deleted 1 base in 1 codon), giving the protein MVYTCHRDKNCQINKVTRNRCQYCRLQKCFEVGMSKEAVRNDRNKKKKDVKEELVVDSYEMTPELEELIQKVSKAHQETFPSLCQLGKYTTNSSADHRVQLDLGLWDKFSELATKCIIKIVEFAKRLPGFTTLSIADQITLLKAACLDILMLRICTRYTPEQDTMTFSDGLTLNRTQMHNAGFGPLTDLVFAFAGQLLPLEMDDTETGLLSAICLICGDRMDLEEPEKVDKLQEPLLEALKIYARRRRPNKPYMFPRMLMKITDLRGISTKGAERAITLKMEIPXPMPPLIREMLENPEMFEDDSSQPPPSAEPPSSEESPAESKSPEETP; this is encoded by the exons ATGGTGTACACGTGCCACCGCGACAAGAACTGCCAGATCAACAAGGTGACCCGCAACCGCTGCCAGTACTGTCGGCTCCAGAAGTGCTTCGAGGTCGGCATGTCTAAAGAAG CCGTGCGGAACGACAGGAACAAGAAGAAGAAGGACGTGAAGGAGGAGCTGGTGGTGGACAGCTACGAAATGACTCCCGAGCTGGAGGAGTTGATCCAGAAAGTCAGTAAGGCCCACCAGGAGACTTTCCCCTCGCTGTGCCAGCTGGGCAAATACACCACG AACTCCAGTGCCGATCACCGGGTGCAGCTGGACCTGGGCCTATGGGACAAGTTCAGCGAACTGGCCACCAAGTGCATCATCAAGATTGTGGAGTTTGCCAAGCGCCTGCCGGGTTTCACCACCCTCAGCATCGCCGACCAGATCACCCTGCTCAAGGCGGCCTGCCTGGACATCCTG ATGCTGCGGATCTGCACGCGCTACACGCCGGAGCAGGACACCATGACCTTCTCGGACGGGCTGACCCTGAACCGCACCCAGATGCACAACGCCGGCTTCGGGCCCCTCACCGACCTGGTGTTCGCCTTCGCCGGGCAGCTGCTGCCCCTGGAGATGGACGATACCGAGACCGGGCTGCTCAGCGCCATCTGCCTCATCTGCGGAG atcggATGGACCTGGAGGAGCCGGAGAAGGTGGACAAGCTGCAGGAGCCCTTGCTGGAAGCTTTGAAAATCTACGCCCGCCGCCGCAGACCCAACAAGCCGTACATGTTCCCCCGCATGCTGATGAAAATCACCGATCTGCGAGGCATCAGCACCAAAG GCGCGGAGCGAGCCATCACCCTGAAGatggagatcc gccccatgcccccccTCATCCGGGAGATGCTGGAAAACCCCGAAATGTTCGAGGACGACTCGTCGCAGCCG CCCCCGTCGGCAGAGCCCCCCAGCTCCGAGGAGAGCCCGGCCGAGAGCAAGAGCCCCGAGGAGACCCCCTAG